In Rutidosis leptorrhynchoides isolate AG116_Rl617_1_P2 chromosome 2, CSIRO_AGI_Rlap_v1, whole genome shotgun sequence, one genomic interval encodes:
- the LOC139893392 gene encoding homeobox-leucine zipper protein HDG1-like isoform X1 codes for MSFGGFYGGVGGGDSRMVVTDGSFNNMQMHIAHPISQPHLITSTIPQSIYNSQSLSLALKSKMEGLGEMGLIGENFEGNFGRVKGDGSESRSGGSDNLEAGASGDEQDVPAGPSSSSRRRQKYHRHTPYQIQELEASFKDNPHPDEKERLALGKKLNLENKQVKFWFQNRRTQMKTQLERHENAILKQENDKLRIENIAMKEAIRAPVCNNCGGQAILGDISIDEHNLRIDNARLRDELSRISILANKFLGRPLSSFGGSMPHGMTNSNLELAVGRNGYGMNPMDVGLPMGLDYSNGMSNVLPLMSPSRMGMAGLGGGTGGIEMPYEKNMFLELALNAMDELLKLGQVNSPLWMDNIEGGGEVLDLVEYGRTFPLCLGMKPHGYVSDASRASGMVMINSLALVEALLDANRWREMFLGVVGSSSTIDVISSGTGDSRNGVVQLMKAEIQLVSPLVPVRQMRFIRFCRQQAEGVWAIVDISVDGGREGFISRRLPSGCIVHDMPNGCSKVIWIEHTEYDEHVVHQQYRPLLRSGLGFGAQKWISTLQRHCECIATIMSPNAAVDDSPMLSPGGKRSLTSLAQRMTSNFCAGVCATGGHKWEVISNAAEAAKIMIRKSLNNPGDPSGAVLSATMSVWMPMPHQQLFALMLNEDLRSQWDVLSHGSAMQNVLRFSKGQDQGNRNTIFLLRANVTGSNANQNSMLVFQESTTDVTGSLIVYAAVDVQSITVVMNGGDSSCVALLPSGFAIVPDCVAESGAPITKAGSEGGSLLTVGFQILVNDLPSSKLTMESVNTVVNLISRTVQGIKEVVHNNQQGRQISC; via the exons ATGAGTTTTGGGGGGTTTTATGGTGGTGTTGGTGGTGGGGATTCAAGAATGGTGGTTACAGATGGTTCCTTCAACAACATGCAAATGCATATAGCTCATCCCATTTCTCAACCACATCTCATCACTTCAACTATTCCCCAGTCTATTTATAACTCTCAATCACTCTCTCTTGCTTTA AAATCAAAAATGGAAGGACTTGGCGAAATGGGTTTGATTGGTGAAAACTTTGAAGGAAATTTTGGAAGGGTTAAAGGTGATGGATCTGAAAGTAGGTCTGGTGGAAGTGATAATTTAGAAGCTGGTGCATCTGGTGATGAACAAGATGTTCCTGCCGGACCTTCTTCAAGCTCTCGCCGCCGGCAGAAATATCACCGGCATACTCCCTACCAAATTCAAGAACTCGAAGC TTCTTTTAAAGATAATCCTCATCCTGATGAGAAAGAAAGATTGGCTCTTGGAAAGAAATTGAATTTAGAAAACAAGCAAGTTAAATTCTGGTTTCAAAACAGAAGAACTCAAATGAag ACACAATTGGAGCGTCATGAGAATGCGATTTTGAAGCAAGAAAACGATAAGCTTAGGATTGAAAACATAGCTATGAAAGAAGCGATTCGGGCTCCTGTTTGTAATAATTGTGGTGGGCAGGCGATACTTGGAGACATATCAATAGATGAACATAATCTTAGAATTGATAATGCTCGATTAAGAGATGAACTAAGCAGGATATCTATTCTTGCTAATAAGTTTTTGGGCAGGCCTTTATCGTCTTTTGGTGGTTCAATGCCTCACGGTATGACAAATTCCAACTTAGAACTTGCAGTTGGGAGAAATGGCTATGGTATGAACCCAATGGATGTTGGATTACCGATGGGGCTTGATTACAGTAACGGGATGTCTAATGTTTTACCGTTAATGTCACCTTCAAGAATGGGGATGGCGGGACTTGGCGGCGGTACCGGTGGGATTGAAATGCCTTATGAAAAGAATATGTTCTTGGAGCTCGCGTTAAATGCCATGGATGAATTATTGAAACTCGGGCAAGTTAATAGCCCGTTATGGATGGATAACATCGAAGGTGGAGGTGAAGTACTCGATCTCGTAGAGTATGGGAGGACTTTTCCTCTTTGTCTGGGTATGAAACCGCACGGATATGTTTCTGATGCATCTAGAGCTAGTGGCATGGTGATGATTAACAGTTTGGCTCTTGTAGAGGCGTTGTTAGATGCT AATCGGTGGAGGGAAATGTTTCTTGGTGTGGTTGGGAGTAGTAGCACGATTGATGTAATTTCGAGTGGCACGGGCGATTCTAGAAACGGGGTCGTACAACTT ATGAAAGCCGAGATTCAATTGGTTTCTCCGTTAGTACCGGTTCGTCAAATGAGGTTCATTCGATTCTGCAGGCAGCAAGCTGAGGGTGTGTGGGCCATCGTTGATATTTCGGTTGATGGCGGACGGGAAGGTTTTATATCTCGAAGACTTCCTTCTGGTTGTATTGTGCACGATATGCCCAATGGTTGCTCTAAG GTAATTTGGATCGAGCATACTGAATACGATGAGCATGTTGTTCACCAGCAATATCGTCCTCTTCTTAGATCTGGTTTAGGTTTCGGTGCCCAAAAGTGGATATCAACACTACAACGACATTGCGAGTGCATAGCAACCATCATGTCACCAAACGCTGCCGTCGACGATAGTCCAA TGTTGTCCCCGGGTGGTAAAAGAAGCTTAACGAGCCTTGCACAGCGAATGACATCTAACTTTTGTGCTGGTGTTTGTGCAACTGGTGGTCATAAATGGGAGGTGATTAGTAATGCAGCAGAAGCGGCAAAGATTATGATCCGTAAAAGTTTGAATAACCCTGGTGACCCGTCTGGAGCGGTTTTGAGTGCTACTATGTCGGTTTGGATGCCCATGCCACATCAGCAATTGTTCGCTTTGATGCTAAATGAAGATTTGAGAAGTCAATGGGACGTTTTGTCCCATGGTAGCGCTATGCAAAATGTTCTACGTTTCTCAAAGGGTCAAGATCAAGGCAACCGCAATACCATCTTTCTTCTACGTGCCAAT GTTACGGGTTCTAATGCGAATCAGAATTCAATGCTCGTATTTCAAGAAAGTACAACAGACGTGACAGGTTCGCTCATTGTATACGCTGCAGTGGACGTGCAATCAATCACAGTCGTAATGAACGGTGGAGATTCATCCTGTGTAGCTCTACTACCATCAGGTTTCGCTATAGTGCCCGACTGTGTAGCTGAATCAGGTGCACCAATCACAAAAGCTGGTAGCGAAGGTGGGTCCCTATTAACAGTTGGATTTCAGATACTAGTTAACGATCTGCCTTCATCTAAGCTCACAATGGAGTCGGTCAACACTGTTGTCAATCTCATTTCTCGCAcggttcaagggattaaagaagtgGTTCATAATAATCAACAGGGAAGGCAGATCAGTTGCTAG
- the LOC139893392 gene encoding homeobox-leucine zipper protein HDG1-like isoform X2, giving the protein MEGLGEMGLIGENFEGNFGRVKGDGSESRSGGSDNLEAGASGDEQDVPAGPSSSSRRRQKYHRHTPYQIQELEASFKDNPHPDEKERLALGKKLNLENKQVKFWFQNRRTQMKTQLERHENAILKQENDKLRIENIAMKEAIRAPVCNNCGGQAILGDISIDEHNLRIDNARLRDELSRISILANKFLGRPLSSFGGSMPHGMTNSNLELAVGRNGYGMNPMDVGLPMGLDYSNGMSNVLPLMSPSRMGMAGLGGGTGGIEMPYEKNMFLELALNAMDELLKLGQVNSPLWMDNIEGGGEVLDLVEYGRTFPLCLGMKPHGYVSDASRASGMVMINSLALVEALLDANRWREMFLGVVGSSSTIDVISSGTGDSRNGVVQLMKAEIQLVSPLVPVRQMRFIRFCRQQAEGVWAIVDISVDGGREGFISRRLPSGCIVHDMPNGCSKVIWIEHTEYDEHVVHQQYRPLLRSGLGFGAQKWISTLQRHCECIATIMSPNAAVDDSPMLSPGGKRSLTSLAQRMTSNFCAGVCATGGHKWEVISNAAEAAKIMIRKSLNNPGDPSGAVLSATMSVWMPMPHQQLFALMLNEDLRSQWDVLSHGSAMQNVLRFSKGQDQGNRNTIFLLRANVTGSNANQNSMLVFQESTTDVTGSLIVYAAVDVQSITVVMNGGDSSCVALLPSGFAIVPDCVAESGAPITKAGSEGGSLLTVGFQILVNDLPSSKLTMESVNTVVNLISRTVQGIKEVVHNNQQGRQISC; this is encoded by the exons ATGGAAGGACTTGGCGAAATGGGTTTGATTGGTGAAAACTTTGAAGGAAATTTTGGAAGGGTTAAAGGTGATGGATCTGAAAGTAGGTCTGGTGGAAGTGATAATTTAGAAGCTGGTGCATCTGGTGATGAACAAGATGTTCCTGCCGGACCTTCTTCAAGCTCTCGCCGCCGGCAGAAATATCACCGGCATACTCCCTACCAAATTCAAGAACTCGAAGC TTCTTTTAAAGATAATCCTCATCCTGATGAGAAAGAAAGATTGGCTCTTGGAAAGAAATTGAATTTAGAAAACAAGCAAGTTAAATTCTGGTTTCAAAACAGAAGAACTCAAATGAag ACACAATTGGAGCGTCATGAGAATGCGATTTTGAAGCAAGAAAACGATAAGCTTAGGATTGAAAACATAGCTATGAAAGAAGCGATTCGGGCTCCTGTTTGTAATAATTGTGGTGGGCAGGCGATACTTGGAGACATATCAATAGATGAACATAATCTTAGAATTGATAATGCTCGATTAAGAGATGAACTAAGCAGGATATCTATTCTTGCTAATAAGTTTTTGGGCAGGCCTTTATCGTCTTTTGGTGGTTCAATGCCTCACGGTATGACAAATTCCAACTTAGAACTTGCAGTTGGGAGAAATGGCTATGGTATGAACCCAATGGATGTTGGATTACCGATGGGGCTTGATTACAGTAACGGGATGTCTAATGTTTTACCGTTAATGTCACCTTCAAGAATGGGGATGGCGGGACTTGGCGGCGGTACCGGTGGGATTGAAATGCCTTATGAAAAGAATATGTTCTTGGAGCTCGCGTTAAATGCCATGGATGAATTATTGAAACTCGGGCAAGTTAATAGCCCGTTATGGATGGATAACATCGAAGGTGGAGGTGAAGTACTCGATCTCGTAGAGTATGGGAGGACTTTTCCTCTTTGTCTGGGTATGAAACCGCACGGATATGTTTCTGATGCATCTAGAGCTAGTGGCATGGTGATGATTAACAGTTTGGCTCTTGTAGAGGCGTTGTTAGATGCT AATCGGTGGAGGGAAATGTTTCTTGGTGTGGTTGGGAGTAGTAGCACGATTGATGTAATTTCGAGTGGCACGGGCGATTCTAGAAACGGGGTCGTACAACTT ATGAAAGCCGAGATTCAATTGGTTTCTCCGTTAGTACCGGTTCGTCAAATGAGGTTCATTCGATTCTGCAGGCAGCAAGCTGAGGGTGTGTGGGCCATCGTTGATATTTCGGTTGATGGCGGACGGGAAGGTTTTATATCTCGAAGACTTCCTTCTGGTTGTATTGTGCACGATATGCCCAATGGTTGCTCTAAG GTAATTTGGATCGAGCATACTGAATACGATGAGCATGTTGTTCACCAGCAATATCGTCCTCTTCTTAGATCTGGTTTAGGTTTCGGTGCCCAAAAGTGGATATCAACACTACAACGACATTGCGAGTGCATAGCAACCATCATGTCACCAAACGCTGCCGTCGACGATAGTCCAA TGTTGTCCCCGGGTGGTAAAAGAAGCTTAACGAGCCTTGCACAGCGAATGACATCTAACTTTTGTGCTGGTGTTTGTGCAACTGGTGGTCATAAATGGGAGGTGATTAGTAATGCAGCAGAAGCGGCAAAGATTATGATCCGTAAAAGTTTGAATAACCCTGGTGACCCGTCTGGAGCGGTTTTGAGTGCTACTATGTCGGTTTGGATGCCCATGCCACATCAGCAATTGTTCGCTTTGATGCTAAATGAAGATTTGAGAAGTCAATGGGACGTTTTGTCCCATGGTAGCGCTATGCAAAATGTTCTACGTTTCTCAAAGGGTCAAGATCAAGGCAACCGCAATACCATCTTTCTTCTACGTGCCAAT GTTACGGGTTCTAATGCGAATCAGAATTCAATGCTCGTATTTCAAGAAAGTACAACAGACGTGACAGGTTCGCTCATTGTATACGCTGCAGTGGACGTGCAATCAATCACAGTCGTAATGAACGGTGGAGATTCATCCTGTGTAGCTCTACTACCATCAGGTTTCGCTATAGTGCCCGACTGTGTAGCTGAATCAGGTGCACCAATCACAAAAGCTGGTAGCGAAGGTGGGTCCCTATTAACAGTTGGATTTCAGATACTAGTTAACGATCTGCCTTCATCTAAGCTCACAATGGAGTCGGTCAACACTGTTGTCAATCTCATTTCTCGCAcggttcaagggattaaagaagtgGTTCATAATAATCAACAGGGAAGGCAGATCAGTTGCTAG